The Mustelus asterias chromosome 18, sMusAst1.hap1.1, whole genome shotgun sequence genome has a window encoding:
- the dio3a gene encoding iodothyronine deiodinase 3a yields MNLLKEIVAILILLPRFFITAFMLWLLDILCIRKRLLSKRREQTEGSADDPPLCVSDTNRMFTLESLKAIWYGQKLDFFKSAHVGSPAPNTEVVQLQDQRKVRLLDYSRGARPLVLNFGSCTUPPFMARLKSFQRVATQYADIADFLLIYIEEAHPSDGWVSTDAPYNIPRHRSLEDRLKAASLIDKESPGCLVVADTMDNSSNSAYGAYFERLYVLRDQKVVYQGGRGPEGYKISELRLWLEQYKTQSHNSSTVLIEV; encoded by the coding sequence ATGAATCTCCTGAAAGAGATAGTGGCTATTCTCATCCTGCTGCCCCGGTTCTTCATCACGGCGTTCATGCTGTGGCTACTCGATATCCTGTGCATTCGAAAGCGGCTCTTGTCCAAGAGGAGGGAACAGACTGAAGGGAGTGCTGATGATCCTCCTCTGTGTGTCTCGGACACAAACCGAATGTTTACACTCGAGTCTCTCAAAGCGATTTGGTACGGCCAGAAACTGGACTTCTTCAAGTCTGCACACGTGGGCTCGCCGGCTCCAAACACCGAAGTGGTGCAGCTACAGGACCAGAGGAAGGTCCGGCTGCTTGATTACAGTCGAGGGGCGAGGCCACTGGTTCTTAACTTCGGGAGCTGCACCTGACCCCCATTCATGGCGCGCCTCAAGTCCTTCCAACGGGTCGCCACCCAATACGCGGACATTGCGGACTTTCTCCTGATCTACATTGAGGAAGCACACCCCTCTGACGGCTGGGTCAGCACCGATGCCCCCTATAATATCCCAAGGCACCGCTCTCTGGAAGACCGACTGAAAGCAGCTAGTCTGATAGACAAGGAGAGCCCCGGCTGCCTTGTGGTTGCAGACACTATGGACAACTCTTCCAACTCTGCCTACGGTGCTTACTTCGAAAGGCTGTATGTCCTGCGGGATCAGAAAGTGGTGTACCAAGGAGGGAGAGGGCCAGAGGGATACAAGATCTCGGAACTCAGACTGTGGCTTGAGCAGTATAAAACACAGAGCCACAATTCCAGCACTGTCCTGATTGAAGTGTGA